Part of the Spiribacter salinus M19-40 genome, AGCATAGGAGAGGCGCAAACGCCCTAGCGGGCCATGAGCAGACGTCGCAACTGTCGGTGCGCCTCGCCCGACAGGGCGTCGCACGGCACCATCACGCCGCGGTACCGCCACCCGGATTTCAGGCTGAAGAAAACCAGCGTGGGCCACACAACGGCATCGCTCAGCTCTCCCTGCCATCGCTGTCCCGCGGCGGTTTCGACCCACCATTGTCCGCCCCCCAGTGGCCCAAACGCCCGAACGGCGCGCCGCTGTCGTGGCCAGTGACGCTGCCACGCGACCGCCGCAATGACTAGACACCCAACGGCGGCCATGAGTTTGAAAGAGAGGGAGAGACCGCCCGATAACCCGATTAAACCGCATGCGATCGCTACCGGCCCGAGGATGAGCGCACACAGGGGTCGACTTGGCTCAAGCCGAAAGACCGGAAGCGGCTCTGATTCGCTGGACGAGATCAACAAGGCTATCCTCAGCAGGCGGCTGGCCATTGAGCAGCCAGTCGATGAGCTGATCATCTTCGCAGCTGAGCAGTCGTTCGAAACAGCCCCGGCCGTCGGAATCGAGCGCACCATACCCGCCCGAATCCGCCTCCAGGAATCGCGTCAGCAGTCGATCAAGCTCGGTTGTGCCTCGCCGACAGCGCCATCGCAGACGTGATTGCTCGCTCACGCGACCGGCTACTGCCGAGCCACCATCAAGCGTTTCAGCTCAGCAATCGCCTTGGCCGGGTTCAATCCCTTCGGACACGCCGAGGCACAGTTCATGATCGTATGACACCGGTAAAGCTTGAATGCATCGTCCAGATCATCCAACCGCGCACCGGTGTCCTCATCACGACTATCCGCTACCCAGCGGTACGCCTGCAGCAGAATAGCCGGGCCGAGGTAGCGATCCGGGTTCCACCAGTAACTTGGGCAGGAGGTCTGGCAACACGCACACATAATGCACTCGTAGAGGCCGTCGAGCTCTTCGCGGTCCTCGGGGCTCTGCAAGCGCTCGCGATCCGGTGGCGGCGGCGTTTGCGTCCTGATCCAGGGACGGATCGAGGCATACTGTGCATAGAAGTGCGTCATGTCGGGCACGAGGTCTTTTACAACCCGCATGGACGGCAACGGGTAGATGCGTACCTCGTTATCGATTTCATCGATTGCCTTGGTGCAGGCCAGCGTATTGCGCCCGTCAATGTTCATCGCGCACGACCCGCAGATCCCCTCACGGCAGGAGCGCCGGAAGGTTAACGTCGGGTCAATCTCGTTTTTAATCTTCACAAGGGCGTCGAGCACCATTGGGCCACAGGTGTCGAGGTCAACCTCGTAGGTATCGAGCCGGGGGTTTTCACCACTGTCAGGCTCCCATCGATAGACCTTGAAGATCCGCGTATTCGCTACGCCCTCAGGCGCGGCATGGTGCTCGCCCTGCTTGATGCGGGAATTCGGGGGCAGGATGAACTGGGCCATGGCTAACCTCTCCTGTCTCAGTACACACGCTTTTTCGGCGGGATGACGTCCATCTCGTCGCTGAGTGTCGTCATGTGCACCGGTCGATAATCCAGCTGGACGTCACCGCTTTCCTGCAGCCAGGACACAGTGTGCTTCATCCAGTGCTCGTCATCACGCTCGCCAAAGTCCTCACGGGCGTGGGCTCCGCGGCTCTCCTGCCGGTTCAGCGCCGAGTCGAGACTGACGACCGCGTTGCCCAGCAGGTTCTCAAGTTCCAGCGTCTCGACAAGATCGGTGTTCCAGATCAGTGAGCGGTCCACCACCTTGACGTTCTCCAGCATGCCGTGGATTTCGTGAATCCGACGGCTGCCCTCTTCCAGCGTATCGGCCGTGCGGAAGACCGCCGCATACTCTTGCATCGTCTTTTGCATCTGCTCCCGAATCTTGGCCGTCGGCTCATCACCATCCGCATTCCGCAGCCGATCAAGGCGTCCCAGCGAATAAGCCGCGCTATCGGCGGGCAGCGGCTTGTGCTCACCGCAATCCGCCACGATCTCGGCCGCACGGATAGCCGCCGCGCGGCCAAAGACCACCAGATCCAGCAGGGAATTCGAGCCCAGCCGATTGGCCCCGTGCACGGAGATACAACCGGCCTCACCGATGGCCATGAGGCCGGGCACCACGGCATCCGGGTCGCCGTCACGTGGGGCGACAACCTCTGCCCGGTAGTTGGTCGGAATGCCGCCCATGTTGTAGTGCACCGTCGGCAGCACGGGAATGGGCGCCTGAGTTACATCGACGCCGGCAAAGATACGGGCCGTCTCGGCAATACCGGGGAGGCGCTGATTGATCACCTCCGGGCCCAAGTGCTCGAGATGCAAATGAATGTGGTCGCTGTTCGGGCCGACACCTCGGCCCTCGCGGATCTCGATCGTCATGGATCGTGAGACAACGTCGCGTGAGGCCAGATCCTTCGCGTTCGGGGCATAACGCTCCATGAAGCGCTCACCCTCGGAGTTGGTGAGATAACCGCCCTCGCCGCGTACGCCCTCGGTGATCAGACAGCCCGCACCATAGACGCCCGTTGGATGAAACTGGGTGAATTCCATGTCCTGCAACGGCAGCCCGGCACGCAGCACCATGCCACCGCCATCACCCGTACAGGTATGGGCTGATGTGCAGGAGAACCAGGCGCGTCCGTAGCCACCGGTGGCCAACACAACAATGTGGGCCCGGAATCGGTGGATTTTGCCGGTGGCGAGCTCGAGGGCGATCACCCCCCGACATTCACCATTTTCCATGATCAGGTCGAGGGCGAAGAACTCGATGTAAAACTCGGCCTGATGAGCGAGCGACTGCTGGTAGAGCGTGTGCAAAATGGCGTGGCCCGTGCGATCAGCCGCGGCGCAGGTCCGCTGCGCGGTGCCATCACCAAAGTGCGTCGTCATACCACCGAAGGGACGCTGATAGATCTTGCCCTCTTCGGTCCGGGAGAACGGCACCCCGTAGTGCTCAAGCTCGATGATGGCCGGTATGGCCTCGCGGCACATGTACTCAATGGCGTCCTGGTCACCAAGCCAATCCGACCCTTTGATGGTGTCGTAGGCATGCCAGCGCCAGTCGTCCTCACCCATGTTACCCAGCGCGGCACTCACGCCGCCCTGTGCCGCCACGGTATGACTACGGGTCGGAAAGACTTTAGTCAGGCAGGCAGTTTTGAGGCCCTTCTCCGCCATACCGAAGGTTGCCCGCAGCCCGGCGCCACCGGCGCCGACAACCACCACGTCATAGGTGTGGTCTGTGATCTCGTAATCGGTGCTCATGAATTCAGCCTCCGAGTGCAATCGTGAGGACAGCAAAGATGGCCGTCGTGGCAAGCAGCAGGGCAAGGAACCGCACGCCGAGCACAATTCCAAGCCGGACGCCCTTATGGCTTACATAGTCTTCGAGCACCACCTGAAGCCCCAGTGAGGCGTGATAGAACAAGACGCCAAAAAGAACGACCAGGATAACCGCGTTCACCGGGTTGCCCAGCCAGGCGACCGCTTCAGCGTGTGAACCGCCCGCATTGGCAGCAAGACCAACCACCAACCAGAGCATGAGCGGCACCATGCCGATGGCTGTAACGCGTTGCGCCCACCAGTGGCTCGTGCCGTGATGAGAGGCACCCAGCCCCCGCGCTTCCTTGATCGGACTGCGAAATTCCATGATGCGTTCTCCTAAACCAGCGCGATGAGCCAGGCGACCAGCGTGAGCACAGCCGCGCCACCAATGACGGCCTGGCCCGAGCGCTCCGCCGTCTGCAGCTCGAACCCGTAACCGGCATCCCAGAAGAGATGACGAATGCCGTTGCACAGGTGATAGAACAACACGAACGTCCAGATAAAGAGCAGTGCCTGGACCGGGAGGCTTCCGAGAATGGCACTGGCGGTGGCGTAGCTCTGCGGGCCAGCCGCGGCAGCGACCACCCAATACACCAGGACAAGCGCACCACCGGCAAGCAATACCCCGGAGATTCGGTGACTGATCGAGGTGATCGCAGTGAACGGCAGGCGGTAAACCTGAAGGTGCGGTGAAAGAGGCCGATTATCCGTGCTCATCGAGGGACTCTCCAGGTGCAGGATAGTTTGAAATTATTCCGTAAAAATACGCGCCCTTGGCAGTAGGCGCAATATCATGCACCGCAACATGCTCGGGCAGATACCCGTGTAACCTAAAAGTCGGTGCACCGGCCGTTGCTCTCCCAATCACCGTACCGAGTGGGCTCGGGGCCTTTCTTGCCGCCGACCTCTTTCGGCCAGGTCCGGGCATCTTGCCAATCCACCTGAGTTGGCGCTTCCGGGTCTTCCCGCGAGCGCTCCGGCTGAGTCTGATTTTCGTCACTCATGGCCATCCTCCGGGTACATGGATCATTGCTGAAATGTCATTATCACATATCGACCATCGCACAATCATTCAATCGGGAGTCTTTCATGTCGGGCGTCTGGGATGACCTCCTCACGGATCACACCGTCACCGATGCACCGCTCGCCGACCCGGAGACGCTCGCCACCGCAGCGAAGGACAGCGGGGTCGTCGCCCCGCTTCCCAGCCTTGCCGCGCTGCATGTGGCTGGCGCAGATGCGCGCGATTTTCTGCACAGCCAACTAACCCAGTCGATCACCGATCTTGCTGACGACGAGACGCGCCTGGCCGCCTGGTGCAACGCCAAGGGGCGAGCCCGGGCCATCGTACGTGTCGTGCCTTCCGACACCGGTCTGGTGCTGCTCGGTCATGCTGAAACACTGCACCAAATTCGACCAAAACTGCAGATGTTCGTTCTGCGGGCACAGGTTGCGCTGACAGACCTGTCCGAATCAGAGGCCCTTCTGGGGGTGGCTGGCCCGACCGCAGAGACGCTGCTGAGCGAGGCGGTCGGGACGCTGCCGCGGGTGGCTGGTGGGCTGATTCGCGCCGGCGATTTGCACGTGATCGCGGTGCCCGCTGCCGAGGGACTGCGCTACATGCTCCTGGCGCCGGCCGGGCAGATGCAGGCGCTGTGGGTTCGTTACACCGAGGCGCTGACGCAGGGCGATGAGCGGTTCTGGCAGTGGATGGATATTCAGGCCGGCGTGCCTGACATCACACCGGCGACGCAAGAAGCGTTCGTGCCCACCATGCTGAATCTCGAGCCCCTTGGTGGAATCAGCTATGAAAAGGGCTGTTATCCCGGCCAAGAGGTCGTCGCACGAATGCACTACCTTGGCAGCCTGAAGCGTCGTCTATACCGGGCCGCTCTACCGGCGGATCCACCGGCGCCTGGCACCCCGATCACTCGGGCGGACGGCAGTGAGGCCGGTACCGTAGTGAGCGCCGCCCAAGCACCAGCGGGCGGCAGCGAACTGCTCGCCGTCCTGCGGATCGAGGCGGCCAGCGACGCGGCACTCGCCGTCGACGACTGGCCGCTCGCCCTGCTCGAGTTGCCCTACGCCCCGCCGGCCTGACTGTTGCGCGGACGCATCGCCGGGAACAGCAGCACATCCCGGATCGACGCGCTGTCGGTCAACAGCATGACCAGCCGGTCGATTCCGATCCCCTCACCCACGGCGGGCGGCATGCCGTACTCGAGCGCCTGTACGTAGTCCTCGTCGTAGTGCATTGCCTCGTCATCACCCGCCGCCTTTTCGTCGGCCTGGCGGCGAAAGCGCCGCGCCTGGTCTTCCGCATCGTTGAGCTCGGAGAACCCATTGGCGATTTCCCGGCCAGCGATGATCAGCTCGAAGCGCTCCGTGACGGACGGGTCATCGTCTTTCGGGCGGGCCAGCGGCGAGACCTCGACCGGGTAATCCACCACAAACGTCGGCTGGCGAAACGCGGCCTCAGCGGTTTTCTCGAAGATCTCCAGCAGCAGCTTACCGGCCCCCCAGTGCGCTTGAGGGCTGATTCCGAGGCCTTCTGCGTAATGCGCGAGGGCCTCGCGATCATCCAGCTGACCGGTCAAGGCAGGATTCTGGGCGAGCACGGCATCGGCCACACTGATGCGGGCAAAAGCCGGCGCCAGGTCAATCGTCTCACCCTGCCAGGTTAGCTGCTCACCCCCGCAAACTTCGCGCGCGAGTCCGCGCAACAAGGCCTCGGTCAGGTCCATGGCGTTGGTGTAATCGGCATACGCCTCGTAGAACTCAAGCATCGTGAATTCGGGATTGTGCCGAGTCGAAACGCCCTCGTTGCGGAAGTTGCGATTAATCTCGTAAACCCGCTCGAAGCCACCGACCACCAGCCGCTTCAGATACAGCTCCGGGGCCACCCGCAGATACAAATCAAGCTCCAGGGCGTTGTGGTGGGTCACAAACGGGCGCGCCGCCGCACCCCCTGGAATGGGCTGCATCATCGGGGTTTCCACCTCAAGAAAGCCCCGCTCGTGGAACACATCCCGGATGAAACGCACGATGCGACTGCGGGTATTAAAAATCCGCCGCGCCTCTGGATTGGTCATCAGATCCAGATACCGCTGCCGGTAACGCGCCTCCGTGTCGCCCAAACCATGATATTTGTCGGGCAACGGCCGCAGAGATTTGGTCAACAGCCGCAGGGTGTGACAGTGCACCGACAGCTCGCCGGTTTGCGTGCGCATCAGCGTGCCCGCCGCGCCGACGATATCCCCCACGTCCCAGCTCTTGAACGCCTGATAGACCCCTTCGGGCAAATCATCCCGGCGAATGAAGAGCTGAATGTCACCGCTCATGTCGCGAATCGTGGCAAAGCTCGCCTTGCCCATAACCCGCTTGAGGACCATGCGACCGGCCACGGCCGCCTCAACACCAGCGGTCTGGAGCGCGTCGGCATCGTCGTTGGCATGATGGGCTTGAAGATCACCAGCCAGATCCTTGCGCGCGAAATCGTTGGGAAATGCCGTGCCGGTCTCGCGCCAATCGGCAAGCTTGCGCCGACGCTCGGCAATCAGTCGATGTTCGTCATTTTCTTCGGCCATGGCAGCGTTATCCCTCGTTTTAATTCTGCGACCGGCGCCGATTAAAGGCCGGCTTTGAGACTGGCTTCGATAAAGCCATCGAGATCGCCATCCAGCACGGCCTGGGTGTTGCCAACCTCCACCCCCGTGCGTAGATCCTTGATCCGACTTTGATCGAGTACGTAGGAGCGGATCTGGCTGCCCCAGCCAATATCCGCCTTTGACTCCTCAACCTCCGCAGCCTGGGCACGCTGCGCTTCCATCTCCCGCTCCCAGAGTTTGGCGCGCAGCTGGTTCATGGCGGTGGCCCGATTCTTGTGCTGCGACCGATCGTTCTGGCACTGAACGACAATACCGGTCGGCTGGTGGGTGATGCGCACAGCGGACTCCGTGCGGTTGACGTGCTGGCCACCGGCACCGCTGGCCCGATAGACATCGACACGAAGATCCGACGGATCCACATCAATCTCGATATCCTCATCCAGCTCCGGGCTGACATAGACCGACGCAAACGAGGTATGACGCCGGTTACCCGAGTCGAATGGCGACTTGCGAACCAGGCGATGAACGCCGGTTTCCGTGCGCAGCCAGCCGAACGCGTGATCGCCCTCCACGCGAATCGTGGCGCTCTTGATGCCGGCCTGTTCACCCTCCGAGACCTCGATGAGCTCGCTGGTAAACCCACGCCGCTCGATCCAGCGCAGATACATGCGCAACAGCATCTCCGCCCAGTCCTGCGCCTCCGTGCCGCCCGAACCGGCCTGAATGTCGACAAAGGCATTCGCCGAATCCATCTCGCCCGAGAACATGCGGCGAAACTCGAGGCCCTCGATGGTGCGCTCGTAGCCCGCCAGGTCATCGACCACCGACTCAAGGGTGTCGTCGTCGCCCTCTTCTCGCGCCATGGCGAACAGTTCTTCGGCGTCCTGCAGGCCATTAATGAGCGTCTGCATCCGGGTCACGAGCTTCTCTAGCTTGGCCCGCTCGCGGTTCAGCGTCTGGGCGCGCTCCGGGTCGTTCCAGACATCAGGCTGTTCAAGCTCCCGAGTAACCTCTTCAAAGCGCTCCTGCTGCTCAGCGAGGTCAAAGGTACCCCCTCAGGGACTCGGTCCGTCCCTTCAGGTCATCAATGCGGGTCGCAATCGGGTTGGTATCCAGACCGTTACTCCTTTTTTGCTCGTCGTTGCCTAGCGCACATCTTCCCATGCCAGCGCCAGGCGCTTTTCCGAGACGCGCTCACGGGTTCCGAGCTCCTGTGCAAACAGCGAGATCCGATACTCTTCAATCAGCCATCGGACCTGCTCCAGCGCTGGGTCACGGATAGCGCGGCGGGCATGCCGTTCACGCGTTTCATCCAGCCGCTGCTGATGGGGCTGAATCACCGCTAACCCGGCCTGGTCCCGACTCGGATCGCGCTGAAGCCGCTCGACTCGCCGTCGCAACCCTTCAAGGTAGCGCGGCAGGTCCGCAAGCCGCTCAGGCGGCGTCTCAAGCAGGAAACCGGGGTAAATCAAGCCATCGAGCTGATGACGAATATCCTGGTAGCTGTCAATCAGCCCCAGCGAGACATTGCCTTTCAGCGCCCGGCGGACCTGCTCCTGGCGCGAGAGGATATCAGAGACGCGATCCCGCAGTTGCTCACCCGCCTCAATCAGGCCCTCGCGACCCGCTTCGCAACAGGTCAGCCAACCGGCCCGGTCGCGGGGCACGCCCTGCTGCAGAAAGACCTGGTCAAAAACCGCGGCCGTCAGATCGCGTCTAAGACCGTCCGGGCCATCCACATCCCGATAAAGCAACGCCATGCGATCCAGCCCCTCGAGGCCACGCCGCAGCTGTCGGGCCTGCTGGGCAAAGCGCTTCATGAGCAATTGACGCACACCGGCCCGATGGATCGTTTCGGCCCGTTCAGGACTGTCGAGTAGTCGCAAAGCCAGGCCCTCCGATTCGACCTGCAGTGCGGGATACCCCTGCAAGGTGATGCCGCCCTGATCGAACGCGACCTGATCGGGCAGATCACCAAAGTCCCAATCCGTGATCCCGGTGCGCTCGAAACCCGGCTCGGTACGTGCTGCAAACTGCGCCGTCGCGCGCCCGGCCAGATCCCGCTGAAGCGCCGGCAGGTCGCGGCCGCTCGCGATCGTCTGCCCTTCCTCATCCAGCACAATAAAATGCATGCTCAGATGCGCCGGCAGGCTCACCGCCTCCCAGATATCCCCCGGCAGATCAATGCCGGTCATCCGCCGGAGCTCGCCGCGCACCGCTGACTCAAGCGACCCCTCACGATCTGGCAGGGCCTCAAGCACGGCCTGGGCAAAATCAGGGACCGGCACGAAATGCCGTCTCAAGGACTTCGGTAAGGCCCGGATCAAGGTAATGACCTTTTCCTCTAACAGGCCCGGGACAAGCCATTCGAACGGCTCCGGATCGAGGGCATTCAGCGCAGCAATCGGAATGCAGACGCTGACGCCGTCATCGCTGGCCGTCGGCTCGAAGTGATATCGCAGCGGCAGTTGCACGCCACTGATGGCCAGATGATCGGGATAGGCGACCCCGGTACTCTCCACCCCGCGCGCCATGAGCTGCTCACGAGACAGGCGCAGCGATCGGTCATCCCCGCCCGCGTCTAACCAGCGCTGCAGACTGGGACCGTCGACGACTTCCGCCGGCAGCGCCTCATCGTAGAAGGCATACAGCGCATCCAGGTCCGCAACGACATCGCGGCGACGGGTCTTGGCCTCCAGTGTCTCCAGCTCGGCGACAAGCGCCTGGTTGGCGCTCAGGAACTCGGGGGGCTGCGGCGGCGGTTCGCCCAGGAGCCCGTCTCGAATAAAGACCTCGCGCGCCTCAGCGGGCGCAACCTGGGCGTAGTCGATCTTGCGCCCACTCACAATCGGCAGGCCGTAGAGCGTGAGCTCTTCACGACCCATGACTTTGCCCTTATCCGCTTGCCACCACGGGCTGTGGACCCGGCGCTTGAGCAGGTGGCGGGCCAGTGGCTCAATCCACTCAGGCCGCACCTCAGCGACCGTGCGCGCGAACACGCGCCGCGTCTCGACAAGCTCCGCAGCCACAATCCAGCGCGGGCGCTTTTTGACGACTCCGGACCCGGGATGAATGGCGAGTTTCAGATCCCGCGCGCCGCGGTACTCACTACCGTCTTCCCGGCGGGCGATGTTGGACAGAAAACCGGTTAACAGGGCGCGATGGATCGCCACCGCCTTGGCGGGCTCAGCGTTCTCGGCAAGGCCCATGCCCCGCACCAGGCCATGCAGTTGACCATGGACATCGGCCCATTCGCGCATGCGCACATGGGAAAGGAAATGGGTGTGGCACCAGGCCTGGAGCTTACGCCGGCTCAAATGCTGCGCCTGCTCTCGATAATCGCGCCACAGACGCAAGAGCCCCGCAAAGTCAGACTGGCGATCCTGCCAGGTCGACTGGGCGGCATCTGCCGCCTCACGGCTGTCCATTGGGCGTTCGCGCGGGTCCTGAATCGACAGCGCTGCGGCCAGGACCAGCATCTCAGTAAGCGCCCCTTCCCGATTCCCGGCCAGCAGAATGCGGGCAAGGCGCGGGTCAATCGGCAGCCGCGCCAACTGCCGCCCGAGCCGCGAGAGGTTCTGCCGACGGTCAAGCGCACCCAGCTCGTCAAGCAGCTTGAGCCCGTCGCGGACGTAACGTGGATCCGGCGGCTCAACAAACGGGAACTGCTCGATGGCGCCCAGGCGCAGATGTTTCATCTGCAGAATCACTGAGGCCAGGTTCGTGCGAAGAATCTCCGGGTCAGTGAACCGCGGCCTTGCCTCGTAGTCGTCTTGCTCGTAGAGCCGGATACAGACGCCGGGGCCTTCTCGGCCACAGCGTCCCGCTCGCTGATCGGCACTGGACTGAGCAATGGGCTCCACGGGCAGGCGCTGGACCTTGGTCCGATAGCTGTAGCGGCTGATTCGCGCCAGGCCACTGTCAACCACATAGCGAATACCGGGTACGGTCAGTGACGTCTCCGCGACATTGGTCGCCAACACAATGCGCCGTCCCGCATGGGGCGCGAACACCCGCTGCTGTTCGGCCGCGGACAGACGCCCGAACAAGGGCAGCACCTCAGTCCAGGCGCTGTGGTGTTTACGCAGCGCCTCCGCGCACTGACGAATTTCACGCTCACCCGGCAGGAAGACCAGCACGTCACCACGGCCTTCGCGGGCGAGCTCATCCACGGCATCCAGCACGCCCTGGCGTAAGCTGCGTTCGCGCTCGTCCTCGCTCTGAGCCGCCAACGGGCGATAGCGGGTCTCGACGGGGTAGGTCCGGCCTGAAACCTCGATCACGGGGGCATCGTCGAAGTGGTGGGCAAATCGCTGGGGGTCGATCGTGGCGGAGGTAATGATCACGCGCAGCTCGGGACGCCGCGGCAGTAAACGCTTCAGGTATCCGAGCAGGAAGTCGATATTCAGACTTCGCTCATGGGCCTCGTCGATAATAATGGTGTCGTAATCGGCAAGATCGGCATCACTCTGCGTTTCGGCAAGCAGCATACCGTCCGTTAATAGCTTAACCCGGGTACCAGGGCTTGTTCGGTCGCTGAAGCGCACTCGGTAGCCCACCCCTTCGCCAACGCGGGTATCGCATTCCTCGGCGACCCGCGTTGCGAGACTCCGTGCCGCTATCCGTCGTGGCTGCGTATGCGCGATTGCCCCGTCGACGCCGCGACCAAGCTCAAGCATCAATTTGGGCAGTTGAGTGCTCTTGCCTGACCCCGTCTCGCCGCAGATCACCACGACCGGGTGCTGCCGGACCGCCTCCGCAATCTCTTCTGCGTGCTC contains:
- the hrpA gene encoding ATP-dependent RNA helicase HrpA; amino-acid sequence: MTDRRRKPAEQREQAKAARQATSLNPGFGQDLPVLEHAEEIAEAVRQHPVVVICGETGSGKSTQLPKLMLELGRGVDGAIAHTQPRRIAARSLATRVAEECDTRVGEGVGYRVRFSDRTSPGTRVKLLTDGMLLAETQSDADLADYDTIIIDEAHERSLNIDFLLGYLKRLLPRRPELRVIITSATIDPQRFAHHFDDAPVIEVSGRTYPVETRYRPLAAQSEDERERSLRQGVLDAVDELAREGRGDVLVFLPGEREIRQCAEALRKHHSAWTEVLPLFGRLSAAEQQRVFAPHAGRRIVLATNVAETSLTVPGIRYVVDSGLARISRYSYRTKVQRLPVEPIAQSSADQRAGRCGREGPGVCIRLYEQDDYEARPRFTDPEILRTNLASVILQMKHLRLGAIEQFPFVEPPDPRYVRDGLKLLDELGALDRRQNLSRLGRQLARLPIDPRLARILLAGNREGALTEMLVLAAALSIQDPRERPMDSREAADAAQSTWQDRQSDFAGLLRLWRDYREQAQHLSRRKLQAWCHTHFLSHVRMREWADVHGQLHGLVRGMGLAENAEPAKAVAIHRALLTGFLSNIARREDGSEYRGARDLKLAIHPGSGVVKKRPRWIVAAELVETRRVFARTVAEVRPEWIEPLARHLLKRRVHSPWWQADKGKVMGREELTLYGLPIVSGRKIDYAQVAPAEAREVFIRDGLLGEPPPQPPEFLSANQALVAELETLEAKTRRRDVVADLDALYAFYDEALPAEVVDGPSLQRWLDAGGDDRSLRLSREQLMARGVESTGVAYPDHLAISGVQLPLRYHFEPTASDDGVSVCIPIAALNALDPEPFEWLVPGLLEEKVITLIRALPKSLRRHFVPVPDFAQAVLEALPDREGSLESAVRGELRRMTGIDLPGDIWEAVSLPAHLSMHFIVLDEEGQTIASGRDLPALQRDLAGRATAQFAARTEPGFERTGITDWDFGDLPDQVAFDQGGITLQGYPALQVESEGLALRLLDSPERAETIHRAGVRQLLMKRFAQQARQLRRGLEGLDRMALLYRDVDGPDGLRRDLTAAVFDQVFLQQGVPRDRAGWLTCCEAGREGLIEAGEQLRDRVSDILSRQEQVRRALKGNVSLGLIDSYQDIRHQLDGLIYPGFLLETPPERLADLPRYLEGLRRRVERLQRDPSRDQAGLAVIQPHQQRLDETRERHARRAIRDPALEQVRWLIEEYRISLFAQELGTRERVSEKRLALAWEDVR